CCCGCTCCGCCACCACGGTACGGACGAGGACCAGCACGACGAACGCGCCGGACAGGAGCACTAGCAGCAGGACCAGTACCGAGTCGATCATCAGTGCCCCCTCCTCCGTGCAGGAGCCAGAACGGCGCAGGTCATCGCGGCAGCCCCCGATCGGCGCGGGCGAGCAGCTGGGCTCCGCTCTGGTCGAACACGACGCGGTACTTCCCGCCGTAGAGCAGGTCGGCCACGATCCGCCCGGTCCACCCGTCGGCGAGACCGTAATAGATCCGGCCGTAGTTCTCCTGAGACGGCGAAACCACCAGGTAGTCCGGGGCCGCATCGAGGATGCACTGCGCCGCGCGGACGAACCGCGGGCAGGTGCGTTCCACATCGACCTGGTGCACGGTTCCGATCTTGTCGAAGCCCATCGGGGTGGCATCGGCGCTGAGCGCGCTGATCGTCTGGCCGGGCTCGGCAAGCCGGTAGGCGTCGGCGACCGCGGCGACATCGGCGCGGCTGTAGCTGAGATAGGCGTCGCCGCCGCCCCGGGCGGTGACGGTGCCGAGCCCCAGCACGGTGAGCGCCACCGCGACCGCGACCGGGCCCGCCCGGCCGGAACGCGGGCCGACCCGGGCGACCGCACGCATCGCGCCCGGGCCGCTCGGCCGCGGCAGAAGCGCGTCCAGGCAGCAGCCGCCCAGGATCGCCGCGAACGGCAACGCGAACAGGAAGCAGCGGACGAACACTTCGCCCCCGTAGGACTGCATCGCGGCCAGCGCGAGCGGGGAGAGCGCGAGCAGCACGAGCGGGACCGACCGCAGTCCGCGGCGGCGGCGCACCCACCAGCCGCCGAGCGCGAGCGCCCCGACCGCGCCGGTCAGGCAGACCCGCAGGAACAGGATCGCCGTGCGGCCCGCGTCGCCGGTGAACCGGTCGGTGATGCCCTGGTCGACCGACGAGCTGACCTGTCCGAAATCGCCGATCACCATGCTGAGCTGGCCCTGCCAGAAATCCTTGGCCCCCAGCGTGAACCACACCAGCGCGGGCACCAGGACCAGCCACGGCAGCCAGCCCGGCCACAGCCGTCCGGTCAGCACCATCACGAGCAGCAGCCCGGCCAGCAGGAACGGGGTCAGCTGGTGCGTCGGCGCCAGCGCGAGCGCGAAGAGCAGGATCAATCCGTGCGCGACCAGCCGCTCGCGGACGAGATTCGGCGGGGGAGCGCGGTGCGCCGGACTGGACTTCCCTCCGTGCGCCAGTCCCGGCCGCACGAGGTACCGGGCGACGAGAGCGAGCGCGGCGAGCATGATCAGATAGGTGACGGCCTGCGGGGAGAAGTAGTCCTGCTCGGTCCATTCGGCGAGCAGGAAGATCCACGTCGCGAGCCAGCCGGCGCGCCCGGTGCCGAGCACGGCGACCGCCAGGACTCGAACCCCCAGCACCGCGATTCCGGCGAGCACGGCCGGTGCCCACTGCAGCAGCGGAGTGGCGTCGGGCGCGTCGCTCGCCTTGGTGAGGAACGCGATCAGCGAGAAGAACCCGGGCCACGAGAACCGGGCGTCGTAGCCCTGCAGCGGTTGCCCGTTTTCGGCGATGTAGCGGGCGAATCCGGTGTGCAGCCAGGAGACGGTGATCCGCGCGGTCTGTTCGCTGGCCGGCTGCAGGCCGTAGACGAGCAGCACGCCGAGAACCGTGCACCACGTCAGGACGCGAGGGCGCGGACGGCGGCGGACCAGCTCCACCACCACCGCGGCCGCCAGCACCGGATACGCGGCCAGCAGGACCGGCGACAACGCGGTGATCAGACCGAGTCCGCCGAGTTCCGCCGGGACCACCGGGTGCAGACCGATCAGCCACAGCGCTCCGGAGATCGCCGCCAGCGACGGCGCTAGCGCGTCTTTCGGGTCGGCTGGCAGCCGGAGCCGGAGCAGCTTCAGACGCGCCAAGGTTCCGGTCGCGGACGGCCGGAACCCGGGCGCGGGCTGAGCGAGTCTCGTCACCGGCTCGACCCCGCTCGCCGGGGTGCGGTCAGCTGGCGCAGCAGCTCGAAGAGGGTGGCGCCGGCAAGCACGGCGAACGCCTCCCACGGATGCCACCAGTGCAGTGCGGTCATGAGTTCGGCGAGCAGCAGCGTTCCGGAAAGCCCGACCGCGATCGCGACGAGCCATTCCAGCGACTGGGTCGCGAGGCGCAGGTGGGCGACCACCGCCCAGCCCGGCGCGAGCAGGATGAACGCGGTGTCCAGGTACAGCCGGGCCGCGCCGGTGAGCTGCCAGGCGCTCAGCACCAGCACAGTCGCGCTGAGCGCCGCGAGGAGCCAGCCGATCGTCCGCCGGTCGCTGCGCATCGGCGTCACCGGTCCTTTCTCTGGATCCACGCCGACCAGGCGCTCCACGCGAGTGCGAACGGCCCGGCAGCGAGCCCGCCCGCCTGGGCGAGCAGCAGCCGGGCGCGCGGGCCGCCTTCCGCGTGCCGGGCCGCACGGGGCGCGATCACCCCGCTGGCCCGCCTCGCCGTCGCGGTCGCGACCTGCCACGTGTCTCCGGGTCGGCGCAGGAGGTGCCGGACGAACATCGCCGACAGCCCGACGCCGTAAGCGTGCAGCCGGCCGCGCAATGCGGCCCATTCCGCGCCGTGTTCGTGCCAGGCCACCGCGTGTGGCGTGTACACCACGGTGCCGCCGGAGCGGGCGAGCCGCAGGAAGAGCTCGAGGTCCTCGCCCGCGCGCGTGGGAGTGCCGGGGCCCAGCAGCGGATCGAAGCCGCCCAGCCGGTCCAGCGTGGATCGCCGCCACATCGCGCAGCCGCCCGGCCCGAACCGGCCGGGGGCGAAGGCGCTGCGCGGATCCTTGGCCACTCGCGCCGGGCCGAACACCGTGCGGCTGGCGCCGTGGCCGAACCCCTTGAGCTCCTCGAACTTCCGCTGGGCCGGAGTGTCCAAAGAGGCCGGCAGGACGAGACTGGTCGCGCAGTCGACGCCGGTGCCGGCGAATTCCGCCGCCAGGTTGGCGGCCCACCACCGGTCGACCTCGATGTCGTCGTCGACGAAGGCGATCAGCTCACCGCGCGCGGCCGCGACGCCGGTGTTGCGGGCCCGGCTGACCCCTGCCGCGGGCTCGGCGACGTACCGGACGCGCGGATGGGCGGCGGCCAGCTCGGCCAGCCCGGCGGACGCGGCCGAGCCGGGCCGATTGTCCACGAGGACGACTTCGAGATCCGGGTATTCGGTCGCCAGCAGCGATTTCACGCACCCGCGGACCTGCTCCGCCCGGTCCGCGGTCGGCACGACGACGCTGACCGGAGGGGCGAAACCGTCCGCGGCCGGCCGTTCCGGCGGCGCGGCCGGCTGGACCGCGGAGGGGGCCAGGCGGGCTCTGGTCACCGGCAGCCGGGTCACGTCCAAGGTCCAGCGCCCGTCGCGGACCAGCACCAGCGCGTCGCGGTACCGGGGTTCGGCGTGCGCGGGAACCGGCAGCGGCACCGGGCCCCGGTGGACGTCGAACTCGGTGACGGCGATGGCGGCGCCGACCGGTCTTTCCCGGCGCCGGGCGGACTCGCGCAGATAGCCGCCGCCCGCGGCGAGCAACGCGGAGGCGATCGCGGCGACGCCCTGCGCGGCAGCGGCCGGGTGACCGTGTGCGGCGCGGACGACCTCGCGGCTGACGGAGGCGGGCAGCACGCGCGTCACGTAACTGCGCTCGGTCGACACGGCGTCGCCAGCCCCGGCCATCCGGCTGACCAGCGCTTTCGACACGCCTTCCGCCCAGCTGCGCCGAACGAGGTAGGACCAGGTCATGCGTTCGGCGCCGACCTGGTGCCGCACGATCGAGCGGGGTTCGAACAGGATCCGTGCGCGCGGCAGGCGCTGCCGGGCCCGGATGCACAGCTCGGTTTCCTCGCAGCCCAGCGGAAGAGCGCCCAGCCGGCCGATCCGGTCGGAGAATCCGCCGATCGCTTCGAACACACCGCGGCGGAAGGACATGGAACAGCCCATGACGTTGCGGACCTCGGCGAGGCCGGCGGGCAGCCCGCGGTAGGTGCATCCGACGACCCAGTCGAGCACCCGGTCCCCAGGCAGCCAGCCGGGCCGGCCGGTCCCGGCCGGCCAGACCGGATCCGCCGCGCCGCCGACCGCGATCACGTCCGGATCGGCGTACGGCGCGAGCAAGGCGGCGAGCCAGCCCGGGTCGGCGGCCGCGTCGTCGTCGAGGAACGCGATGATGTCGCCGGCCGCCGCGGTGACGCCGGTGTTGCGGGCGCCGGAGAGCCCGCGCGGCCCGACGTTGTCGAGGATGCGGAAGCCGGTCAGTTCGGCTCGGGCGAGCCGGGCCAGCTCCGCGTTGTGGTCGACGACCAGGAGCACCTCCAGCGGAGCCGGAGTCTGCGCCGCCGCGGAAGCGAGCGCGGCGCGCAGCGCGGGCCAGCGTGCGGTGGTGTATGCGCAGACGACTACAGAGGCGGTCGGCTCGGCTGAGGGCATCAGGCAAGCTCCTGTGCGGCGAGGTCGCCGGTGCCGGGCAGTCCTGATCGCCTTCGCGTTCGGTAGCGGTGGTACTCCGAGAAGATCGTGCGCAGGACCCGGGCTCCGTCGGAAAAGGTGCGCAGGTTCGTCTCGCCGAAAACACGCCGGCGCTCGAAACTCGGCACCTCGGCCACCTTCAGGCCGGCGCCGACGACGCGGCAGCTCAGTACGGTCTCGATCTCGAATCCGTCGCCCCAGAGTCTTCTGCCGGCGTGGGCGTTCGCGGCAGGCAGCCCCAACTGCGGCACGATGTCGCGCCAGAAGGCGTTGTAGCCGTAGCAAAGGTCGCTGAAGGCGGTGTCGTAAAGCAGGTTGGCCAGCCGGTTCAGCGCGGAGTTGCCCAGCCGGCGCAGGATGGTGATGTCGTCGCTGCCGCCCGGCTCGCGGTAGCGGGTGCCTTTGGCGAAGTCGGCCCCGCGGACCAGCGTCTCCACGAAAGCGGGGATCTCGGCGGGATCGGCGGACCCGTCGGCGTCGAACATCACGACGACGTCGCCGGTGGCCGCCTCGAATCCGCACGCGAGCGCATTCCCCTTTCCGGTGCGGGTCTGGGTGACGACGACGGCGGAGGGCAGCAAACGCTTCGTGATCTCCACCGTGTCGTCGACTGAATGTCCGTCGACCAGAATGATCTCGGCGGCACCGGGAAGTTCCGGAAGGATCATTTCGAGATTCCGCGCTTCGTTGCGTGCGGGAATGACGATGCTGACCTTCGGATCCGCGCCTCGTCCCATTGGATGCTCCCTCTCCCCGGCGACCGCCGACCGCCCCCACGGTTTTTCCGCCGTCCATCAGCATGCAACCCGATATCTAGGTGTCGTACGCCGAATGGCCGCCGTTACGCGCGAATTGATCCGAACACCGCGGCAAGATTGTTTGCTGGGGTGCGGGTGCTACCTCGTCAATCAGTAACATTGCCTGGTGTGGAAGGCGAAACCAGTCGCACGGGTGCAACTGGGACGGAGTTCGCCGCCCGGCGGCGGGGCCAAGACCGAAAACGTGCTCGACTGAGCGCGGTAAGCGTCTGGAAAACCCGGATTTTGCCGGACGATTACACACGGATGTCCGTGAAGGGCCCCTTGAGGGACTCAGATTCCCTGAAGGGGCCCTTCATGGACGAGTCCGCCCGCCCTGCCAACTGCACGAAAAGAGACACTCTCAGCTGCGGGCGTTGACGCGAATCCCGTACGGAGGCAGCGGATCGGTTTGCCCCGGCGGAGTCTGGCCGGTCGCGGTGAGATTCACCGTGAGCACCTCGCGGGTCCCGATGATCTCCAGCACCGCGCCTGAGGCCGAATAGCTGAACGCGGTGTTCGCGTCCACATTGGCGGCGAGCCACTGCCACGGGACGGCGAGCGGCAGCAGCGCCGCATTGCGGCCCCCGGTCGGCGTGGTCCACAACGCCGCGCTGGGTACATCAGAGGACTCCTGCGGTTGCCATAGCAGCAGGCGGGACGCGCCGCCGCGCAGTGCCTGGGCCACCGCGTCGACGGCCAGCGCGGCCAGCTGAGGGCTGTCGGCGGGCCAAGCCGCGCCGGCGGGCTGCGTCGGGTAGAACTCCGACCACCAGACCGGCAGGCCGGTGCGGGCCCGGAGCCAGCTGGTGACCGTGTAGAACATTTCGGTCGCCCGGAACGGGTCGGTGGTCAGCCCGGCGTCCCGGGTTCCGCTCGATCCGTCGAGCGCGAGAAAGTCCGCGCCGTGCTTGTGCGCGTTCCAGTAGTCGATGACGTCGAGCGCGCGCTGGTCGACGACCCCCCACGGGCCGGACAGGTCGGAGGGAGCCGGGCTTCCCGCCGCGGACCAGGTGTCGAGGACCACGTACGGTCCGCCGATGCGCGCGTTCGGCCGCACCTTTTTCACCGCGTCGTAGACGGCGTTGTAGAGGTCGGTGTAGTCCTGGTAGTCCCAGCGGTTCGCGGTGTCGTCGTAGAGCCCTTTCAGCTCGCTCCAGACCTGGAAATCGCGGACCTGCGGGTACCTCGCGGCGGCAGCGGCCGCGAGCGCGGCGAAATCGCGGTAGTGCGCCCGGGTCGGCGCGGAGTCCAGCTTGGTCCAGTCGGTGGTGCCGGGGCTGCCGCCTTTCATCCAGTCCGGCGCGCCGGCCAGAGTCAGCACTGGCACGCCGTGCGTCGTGTCGATCAGCTGCATCCGCTGATCCAGCGAGGACCAGTCGAACACTCCCGGCGACGGCTCGGGATTGCCCACGCCCCAGCCCATCAGGTACTGGTTCTGCGCCATCGGACGGGCGCCGAGCGCCGCCGTCGCGTCGGCCGTCTGCTCGGGCGGGTAGTCGTCGAGGCTGCCTTGGGTGTGGGTCACGCCGACCACCGGTTCGGCCAGTTCGGCCCCGGCGATGCGGTCGCAGCCGGCCAGCGTCGCGCTGAGCAGCAGCGCGACGACGGTGATCAGGAACCGTTTCACCGCAAGAACCACGGGGTGGTCCACGGGGTGCCGGCGGCGAGCGCGGCGGAGAGCGACCGGCCGCGGAGGCCGCGCTCGTCGAGCCCGGTCAGGATGCGGGCGACCAGGTCGCCCCGGTCGAAACGCGGCCGCGGTCCGTCGTCCGCACCGTCCTCTGGCCCGGCGTGGCCGTCGTGCGCCAGCAGGACCGCACCGCGGTTGAGTCCGCGCGCCGCTTGGCCGGCCAGGGTTTCCACCGGCCGGTCCAGCCAGTCCCAGGCGCACGGTCCCCACACCACGGGAGTCAGGCCCTGCCGGCGAACCGCGCGCCACACTGCGGGGGTCTGCGCGCCGTAGGGCGGGCGGAACCAGCGGACCGGGATGCCGAGCAGGTCCTCCAGTTCGCGCTTCCCGGCGGCCAGCAGCGTCCGCACGGTCGCGGGCGCGAGCTTGGACAGCCGCCGGTGGTCCATTCCGTGCAGTCCGACTTCGTGGCCGGCCGCGAGCACCTCCCGCACCAGCGCGGGATGCCTGCGCACCCGGTCGACCAGTACGAAGAAGGTCGCGCTCGCCCGGCGCCCGGCGAGTGCCTCCAGCACCCGGTCGGTGCCGCCGGGCTCGGGTCCGTCGTCGAAGGTGAGCACGACCTCCGGCGCTCGCGTGCGCACGGCGGTGAGCGAGCCGATCGGGCGCGTCACCGGGCCGGCGAGGTTCAGGAGCGTGCGGCGCACCGCGACGCCCGCGCCGCCGGCTTCGGGCAAGCCGGCCGTTGCTTCACCCGCGCCAGGCATCGCTGATCGGCTCCCGGTCGGCGGCGTTGCCCAGCGCGGGCAGGCCGTACATGGCTTCCAGGGTGCGCAGGAGCCGGTAGTGGTCGACCGGCTCGGCGTAGCTGCCCGGGCGCACCATCGGCCCGGTCAGACTGAGCGGGATCCCGTTGGTGGCGGAGGCGTCTTCGGCCTCGTCGAAGGTGACGACGAGGAGGCTGTTGTGCGTCGCGGCCCACGCCGCGTACCCGGACAAGTGCGCGCGCAGCCAGGCGTCGGCGACCGCGGTGCCGCAGTTGTGCATGTTGTGGCACATGTTCGGGATCACGAAGGAAATCGTAGGCAGCTTGGCGAAATCGGGACCGAACTCGGAGAAAGGCCGGTTCACCGACGGCGGCACCGTGGTGAAGTCCGTCCACGGCGCGTGCCAGCGCACGTAGTCGCCGGCCTGGCAGCCGGAGTAACCCGCTTTCGGGAGATCTTCGGCGTAGGCGCCGAAGCTGTGCCCGGCGTCGAGGAGCTGCCGGGCCAGATTGGGCGCGGTGAAGGTGTGCGGGCAGGAATCGTCGGTGATGCCCTGGACGTTCCCGGAGAAGAGCGCGAGGTAGTTCGGCTGGCTCGGATGCGCGACGCCGGTGGCGTTCGTGAACCGGGCGCCCTCGGCGGCGAGCTGATTCAGGTAGCCGGCCTTGGGATTCCCGGCGACCTGGTCTGATCCGTGGTTCTCCAGCACCACCACGACGACATGGTCCGGGCGGGGCACAGCGCCGGAGGCCGGCGAAGGCGTGCCGGGAGCGGTGGAACTGCGGGGCGGCGAGGCGGCCGGCGGTGGTGCGGCTGTCGGTGGTGCGGCCGGCGGCGGGCTGGCGCAGGCGGCGGCTGACAGTGCGATCGCCAGGAATGCCGTTGCTGCCCGGGGAAAAAACTTCACGCGGGTCCTCCTTCCGCATTGGCCGTGCGGACCCATCGCCACAGCGCGGCCACCGCCGCGGTCGCCACGAGACATTGCACGACGACGAAACCTAAGCCGGTCAGCGCGAGATGCGTGACCGGGACCATCGCGACGACGCCGAGCACGCCGAGCGCGCTGCTTCCTTCCAACAATGCCACGAGCCGGCCCCGTCCGTGCGCGATGCCGGCCGCGACCACCAGCGTGACGACCAGCCTCGGGAGGCACCCGATCAGGACGAGACGCAGCAGCCAGGCCCCTTGCTCGGCATAGTCGCGGCCGAAGATCGACAGGAGCGGATGCGCGAGCAGCACGCCGAGCAGCAGCACCGGAACGAACGCCGCGGCGAGCCGTCGGCTGCCCAGCGCGAACAATTCGCGGGTGCGGTGCGGTTCGTGGGAGATCCGCACGATCACCGACTGGGCGAAGCTGATCGCGGCGTAGTCGACGGTGTTCCCGGCCATCCACACGAGGAAGAACACCGCGCCGGGCACCGGCCCGAACCGGCCGATCACCAGCAGCGGCACCAGATCGGTCAGCAGGCCGGCGGCGACCTTCGCCGGGTAGGTCGGCACCAGCAGGCGCACCACTTCCCGCCGGTCGGGCAGCACCGGTTCGGCGAGGTCGGGCGGGCGTTCGCGAGCCAGCAGGCGGTACACCAGCACGGATACCACCGCGACCCCGGCCAGCGCGGGCGCGACCCAGGACAGCAGGATTCCGGCCGCGCCGAACGCGGGCCCGGCAAGCGCCAGCACGCCGACCCGGGCGACGCCGATGCTGGCGTTCTCGTAGGGCATCCAGCGCGCGCGGCCGAGCGAGACGAGCACCGCGTCCTGGAACTGGAACATCGCCCAAGCGACCGCGGCGACCAGGAATGCGGCAGCGCTGAACCGGGGAAGGCTTTCGGTGATCTCGTCACCGGTCGGCAGCAGGAGCACGACGACGGCGGCGGCCAGGGAACCGAACAGCACCAGCAGGTAGCAGCGGGCGAGGAGCACAGTGCGCAGCCGGCCCGCTCGCGGCACCCACCGCAACAGCGCCGCGCCCAGCCCGAGATCGCCGAGTCCCGCGACCAGCAGGAACCCGGAGACGAACGCGGACGCCTGGCCGACCTGCTGCTGGGGAAGCATGCGG
This sequence is a window from Amycolatopsis benzoatilytica AK 16/65. Protein-coding genes within it:
- a CDS encoding polysaccharide deacetylase family protein; protein product: MPGAGEATAGLPEAGGAGVAVRRTLLNLAGPVTRPIGSLTAVRTRAPEVVLTFDDGPEPGGTDRVLEALAGRRASATFFVLVDRVRRHPALVREVLAAGHEVGLHGMDHRRLSKLAPATVRTLLAAGKRELEDLLGIPVRWFRPPYGAQTPAVWRAVRRQGLTPVVWGPCAWDWLDRPVETLAGQAARGLNRGAVLLAHDGHAGPEDGADDGPRPRFDRGDLVARILTGLDERGLRGRSLSAALAAGTPWTTPWFLR
- a CDS encoding glycosyltransferase family 2 protein, with the translated sequence MGRGADPKVSIVIPARNEARNLEMILPELPGAAEIILVDGHSVDDTVEITKRLLPSAVVVTQTRTGKGNALACGFEAATGDVVVMFDADGSADPAEIPAFVETLVRGADFAKGTRYREPGGSDDITILRRLGNSALNRLANLLYDTAFSDLCYGYNAFWRDIVPQLGLPAANAHAGRRLWGDGFEIETVLSCRVVGAGLKVAEVPSFERRRVFGETNLRTFSDGARVLRTIFSEYHRYRTRRRSGLPGTGDLAAQELA
- a CDS encoding glycosyltransferase, with amino-acid sequence MPSAEPTASVVVCAYTTARWPALRAALASAAAQTPAPLEVLLVVDHNAELARLARAELTGFRILDNVGPRGLSGARNTGVTAAAGDIIAFLDDDAAADPGWLAALLAPYADPDVIAVGGAADPVWPAGTGRPGWLPGDRVLDWVVGCTYRGLPAGLAEVRNVMGCSMSFRRGVFEAIGGFSDRIGRLGALPLGCEETELCIRARQRLPRARILFEPRSIVRHQVGAERMTWSYLVRRSWAEGVSKALVSRMAGAGDAVSTERSYVTRVLPASVSREVVRAAHGHPAAAAQGVAAIASALLAAGGGYLRESARRRERPVGAAIAVTEFDVHRGPVPLPVPAHAEPRYRDALVLVRDGRWTLDVTRLPVTRARLAPSAVQPAAPPERPAADGFAPPVSVVVPTADRAEQVRGCVKSLLATEYPDLEVVLVDNRPGSAASAGLAELAAAHPRVRYVAEPAAGVSRARNTGVAAARGELIAFVDDDIEVDRWWAANLAAEFAGTGVDCATSLVLPASLDTPAQRKFEELKGFGHGASRTVFGPARVAKDPRSAFAPGRFGPGGCAMWRRSTLDRLGGFDPLLGPGTPTRAGEDLELFLRLARSGGTVVYTPHAVAWHEHGAEWAALRGRLHAYGVGLSAMFVRHLLRRPGDTWQVATATARRASGVIAPRAARHAEGGPRARLLLAQAGGLAAGPFALAWSAWSAWIQRKDR
- a CDS encoding alkaline phosphatase family protein; the encoded protein is MPRPDHVVVVVLENHGSDQVAGNPKAGYLNQLAAEGARFTNATGVAHPSQPNYLALFSGNVQGITDDSCPHTFTAPNLARQLLDAGHSFGAYAEDLPKAGYSGCQAGDYVRWHAPWTDFTTVPPSVNRPFSEFGPDFAKLPTISFVIPNMCHNMHNCGTAVADAWLRAHLSGYAAWAATHNSLLVVTFDEAEDASATNGIPLSLTGPMVRPGSYAEPVDHYRLLRTLEAMYGLPALGNAADREPISDAWRG